TCGCTCGCTCGCCTTTGGACTGGCAACATTTTCGCTGCCCCTGGCCGCCGGCTTTGCCGTGGGAATGGCTTTCGGCTACGGCTGGATTGGTGCGCTCTTGATCGGCTCTCTGCTGGCGTCGCACACACTGCTTGGCTACCCGATCGTCCAGCGGTTGGGGTTAGTTCGGAACGAGACGGTCACGGTGACCATTGGCGCGACAATCTTTACCGACATTGCGTCGCTAATGGTACTGGCCATCTGCATCCCGATACATATGTCCGGATTTTCACCGGCTGCCTTTCTTCTGCAATTGGTACAGCTGGCCGTCTACGTTCCAGTGGTACTATTCGGACTTAGTGCTGTCGTTCGCCTCCTCATGCAGCGAATGAAAGATTCCAAGGAGGGGCAATTCCTTGTCATGCTTTTGGCGGTAGCCGTCGCCGGCATCGGCGCCGAGATGATCAATTTGGAAGGCATCATTGGCGCCTTCTTAGCAGGCCTGGCCCTGAACCGGGCAGTGCATCACAGCCCGGCCAAAGCAGAGCTGGAGTTCCTCGGCAATACTCTGTTCATCCCCGTGTTCTTTGTGACGGTCGGCTTCCTAATTAATCCTCGTGTGTTTGTGGAATCCACAATCAACAATCTTGGGCTGGTGTCATCGATTGTTCTCGGCTTGATCGTCGCGAAACTT
The window above is part of the Pirellulales bacterium genome. Proteins encoded here:
- a CDS encoding cation:proton antiporter, whose protein sequence is MTVFLTVPALCKRIHLPAVVGLLAAGVIFGPHGLQVGPKHNEVAEYFAEVGKLLLMFFAGLEIDVQQFQRTRNRSLAFGLATFSLPLAAGFAVGMAFGYGWIGALLIGSLLASHTLLGYPIVQRLGLVRNETVTVTIGATIFTDIASLMVLAICIPIHMSGFSPAAFLLQLVQLAVYVPVVLFGLSAVVRLLMQRMKDSKEGQFLVMLLAVAVAGIGAEMINLEGIIGAFLAGLALNRAVHHSPAKAELEFLGNTLFIPVFFVTVGFLINPRVFVESTINNLGLVSSIVLGLIVAKLAAALIATRAFHYTKYEGLIMWSLSLPQVAATLAAALVAYEAKNSAGERLIDEPVLNTVIVLMVVTSVLGPVLTESFGGRMVATNVTVDGPASPAPHTQQDQP